GTCCGGAAGGGTACTCCAAAGCGCAGCCGTGGCACAATTCAGGTATAGAAGCCGATGGTCGTCTGAATTCCGATTACTTATCGAGGCTTGAACGTATTATCGACTTCGCTGACGCGCTCGGTATGGTTGTTATTCTCGGTTATTTCTATTTTGGTCAGGACCAACGGATCTCTAACGAAAATGCCGTCAAAAACGCCGTTGACAACGCAACGGGTTGGCTCTTTGACAAGGGATACACAAATGTTATTGTTGAAGTTAATAATGAGTGCAATGTGAGATACTCACATGAAATTCTACAACCTGAGCGGGTGCATGAATTGATCGAACGGGTGAAGGCGACGACGCGCAATGGGGATAGGTTCCTCGTCGGGACGAGTTACGGCGGAGGCAGAGTGCCCCTTGAAAATGTTGTTCGTTCTTCCGATTTCCTACTCGTCCACGGAAACGGCGTGAGTGATCCGAACCGCATCATTGAGATGGTCCAACAGACCCGCGAGGTCCCGGGCTACCGTCCGATGCCAATCCTTTTCAATGAAGACGACCATTTCGATTTCGATAAACCCCTAAACAACTTCGTTGCCGCTGTGAGTCAATATGCCTCATGGGGCTACTTCGACCCAGGCGAAAATGACTATTTTAACGGCTACCAGTCCGTGCCAGTGCAATGGCAAATCAATACACCGCGCAAACGTGCCTTTTTTCAAAAGGCTCGCGACATTACTGGCTGATATGCTTCATAGCATCAGGCATAAAAGTCTAAATGCACGTTGTTTCTCCGCAAGGAAAATTAAAAAAGGAAAAATTAAAATATGCCACAAGTTGACCCTATCTATTTTGCCATCACAATTGCCGTTGTTATAATGATCGCAACGAGCGTCCGCGTTCTCAAAGAGTACGAACGCGCCGTCATTTTCCGACTCGGACGATTGGTTTCGACCCGCGGTCCTGGACTCGTGTTTTTGATACCGTTCTGGATCGAACGGATGCAGCGTATCAGTCTACGAGTTATCGTCAATGATGTCACACCGCAAGATGTGATTACGAAAGACAACGTCTCCGTGAGCGTTAACGCCGTGCTTACATTCAGAGTGACCGAAGCGGATAGAGCCGTGATTGAGGTTGAAGATTTCGGTTTTGCGATTGCCCAGGTCGCACAGACGACGCTCCGGAGTGTACTGGGGCGTGCTGAACTGGACGACCTGCTCTCAGAACGAGAGAAACTAAATCAGGATTTGGAGGAGATCATTAAGAAACATTGTGAACCGTGGGGCGTTGAGGTGCTTGCGATGGAGATTAAACACGTGGATCTCCCTGTCGAGATGCAACGCGCCATGGCGAAACAGGCGGAAGCAGAACGGGAACGGCGTGCGAAGGTCACACACGCTGAGGGTGAGTTCGAGTCTGCTGAGGTACTAACCAATGCCGCTGAAATTCTCAGTAAGACCCCGACGGCTGTGCAACTCCGATTCCTTCAGGCTTTGGTCGAAGTGAGTGCGGAGAAAAACTCGACCGTTGTCTTCCCAATCCCGATTGATTTACTCAGTCCGTTCCTTGAGAAGATAAATGGTGCCACAAGTAGCAAGGATCTTTAAATCTTATAATAATAAAGAGATTGCCAAAAATCAAACATCCGTCAGAATTGATTCAAAATTTGGCAAAAGGCTCCTATGAATGCTCTGAAAGATATTATTCAACGCTGCCATCAACGACGCGAGAAACCGCTTCGGCAGAAAAAGACGGTTGTAACACCTTCGTTCTACAAAGGACTTTTTCACCATTTCACGGTCTTTTGTGCGCAGAGATATCCAGTGGCGCTCTACGACTTAGAGCAGGCGGGCATTTCTTTTATGCCGATAGGTGGTACTCCTGAGCAAGATCGTGTTCCACAGTCTTTTGGGGATGAAAGGTTTTTGAGACCTCAACGAAGGGCAGATTGGGAGATCCGGCAGTGGCACGCGTCTTGGGGGATTCAGGTGTATACGGGTATCCCTTCCGAACGTGACGAAGCGCAATGGCACGACTTGGATTTCAAATATGAAGCTATCTGTGCGGCACCCGATGCAGTCCATGCTTGTATTGAGACGCTCGTCACCGTTGTTGCAAACCCGTTGTTGGTCCTGACGAAATCCGGTGGATTACGCTTCTCTTGCAGAGTGCCACGTTATCTCCATCCAAATACCGAA
The sequence above is drawn from the Candidatus Poribacteria bacterium genome and encodes:
- a CDS encoding slipin family protein; the protein is MPQVDPIYFAITIAVVIMIATSVRVLKEYERAVIFRLGRLVSTRGPGLVFLIPFWIERMQRISLRVIVNDVTPQDVITKDNVSVSVNAVLTFRVTEADRAVIEVEDFGFAIAQVAQTTLRSVLGRAELDDLLSEREKLNQDLEEIIKKHCEPWGVEVLAMEIKHVDLPVEMQRAMAKQAEAERERRAKVTHAEGEFESAEVLTNAAEILSKTPTAVQLRFLQALVEVSAEKNSTVVFPIPIDLLSPFLEKINGATSSKDL